From a region of the Oncorhynchus mykiss isolate Arlee chromosome 32, USDA_OmykA_1.1, whole genome shotgun sequence genome:
- the LOC110488394 gene encoding 26S proteasome non-ATPase regulatory subunit 4-like isoform X1, translated as MGLESTMVCVDNSEYMRNGDFLPTRLQAQQDAVNIVCHSKTRANPENNVGLISMAKFDCSNCEVLTTLTPDSGRILSKLHAIQPKGKICFCTGIRVAHLALKHRQGKNHKMRIIAFVGSPVEDSDKDLVKMAKRLKKEKVNVDIINFGEEEFNTEKLTAFINTLNGKEGTGSHLVTVPPGPSLADALLSSPILAGEGGSMMGLGASDFEFGVDPSADPELALALRVSMEEQRQRQEEEARQVAVASAADVTTADSKESEESEEALLKMSVSQPETGGAAVLPDFSNMTEEEQIAYAMRMSLAGEEYGDAMDTETATEEDDYDVMQDPEFLQSVLQNLPGVDPNNEAIRNAMGSLASQTGPPKPNRKKDEDKKK; from the exons TGTGGACAATAGTGAGTATATGCGCAATGGAGACTTCCTGCCCACTAGACTACAAGCCCAGCAAGATGCCGTCAACATCGTCTGTCACTCCAAAACTCGGGCAAACCCCGAGAACAATGTCGGCCTAATCTCGATGGCTAA GTTTGACTGCAGTAACTGTGAGGTCTTGACCACACTGACCCCAGACAGTGGCCGCATCCTGTCCAAACTGCACGCTATCCAGCCCAAAGGCAAGATCTGCTTCTGCACTGGCATCCGGGTGGCCCAT CTGGCCCTAAAGCACAGACAGGGGAAGAACCACAAGATGAGGATAATTGCCTTTGTTGGCAGCCCTGTGGAAGACAGTGACAAGGAT CTTGTTAAAATGGCCAAGCGCTTAAAGAAAGAGAAGGTCAATGTGGATATTATAAATTTTGGGGAAGAG GAGTTTAATACGGAGAAGCTGACTGCCTTCATCAACACTCTGAATGGGAAGGAGGGTACGGGTTCCCACCTGGTGACTGTACCCCCAGGGCCTAGCCTGGCTGACGCCCtgctctcctcccccatcctggCTGGGGAAGGAGGCTCCATGATGGGCCTGGGCGCCAGCGACTTTGAGTTTGGCGTGGACCCCAGCGCCGACCCCGAGCTTGCTCTG GCTCTGCGCGTGTCCATGGAGGAGCAGAGACAAAGGCAGGAGGAGGAGGCTCGCCAGGTGGCTGTTGCTTCTGCAGCCGATGTCACCACAGCAGACAGTAAAGAAAGTGAGG AATCCGAGGAGGCCCTGCTAAAGATGTCGGTGTCTCAGCCTGAGACGGGTGGTGCTGCAGTGCTGCCTGACTTCAGCAATATGACAGAGGAGGAGCAGATTGCATACGCCATGCGGATGTCTCTGGCCGGAGAGG AGTATGGCGATGCTATGGACACTGAAACTGCCACG GAGGAGGATGACTATGATGTGATGCAGGACCCAGAGTTTCTCCAAAGCGTCCTGCAGAACCTGCCAGGTGTCGACCCTAACAATGAGGCCATCCGAAACGCCATGGGCTCCCTGGCCTCCCAGACAGGCCCACCCAAGCCTAACCGCAAGAAAGACGAGGATAAGAAGAAATGA
- the LOC110488394 gene encoding 26S proteasome non-ATPase regulatory subunit 4-like isoform X2 yields the protein MGLESTMVCVDNSEYMRNGDFLPTRLQAQQDAVNIVCHSKTRANPENNVGLISMANNCEVLTTLTPDSGRILSKLHAIQPKGKICFCTGIRVAHLALKHRQGKNHKMRIIAFVGSPVEDSDKDLVKMAKRLKKEKVNVDIINFGEEEFNTEKLTAFINTLNGKEGTGSHLVTVPPGPSLADALLSSPILAGEGGSMMGLGASDFEFGVDPSADPELALALRVSMEEQRQRQEEEARQVAVASAADVTTADSKESEESEEALLKMSVSQPETGGAAVLPDFSNMTEEEQIAYAMRMSLAGEEYGDAMDTETATEEDDYDVMQDPEFLQSVLQNLPGVDPNNEAIRNAMGSLASQTGPPKPNRKKDEDKKK from the exons TGTGGACAATAGTGAGTATATGCGCAATGGAGACTTCCTGCCCACTAGACTACAAGCCCAGCAAGATGCCGTCAACATCGTCTGTCACTCCAAAACTCGGGCAAACCCCGAGAACAATGTCGGCCTAATCTCGATGGCTAA TAACTGTGAGGTCTTGACCACACTGACCCCAGACAGTGGCCGCATCCTGTCCAAACTGCACGCTATCCAGCCCAAAGGCAAGATCTGCTTCTGCACTGGCATCCGGGTGGCCCAT CTGGCCCTAAAGCACAGACAGGGGAAGAACCACAAGATGAGGATAATTGCCTTTGTTGGCAGCCCTGTGGAAGACAGTGACAAGGAT CTTGTTAAAATGGCCAAGCGCTTAAAGAAAGAGAAGGTCAATGTGGATATTATAAATTTTGGGGAAGAG GAGTTTAATACGGAGAAGCTGACTGCCTTCATCAACACTCTGAATGGGAAGGAGGGTACGGGTTCCCACCTGGTGACTGTACCCCCAGGGCCTAGCCTGGCTGACGCCCtgctctcctcccccatcctggCTGGGGAAGGAGGCTCCATGATGGGCCTGGGCGCCAGCGACTTTGAGTTTGGCGTGGACCCCAGCGCCGACCCCGAGCTTGCTCTG GCTCTGCGCGTGTCCATGGAGGAGCAGAGACAAAGGCAGGAGGAGGAGGCTCGCCAGGTGGCTGTTGCTTCTGCAGCCGATGTCACCACAGCAGACAGTAAAGAAAGTGAGG AATCCGAGGAGGCCCTGCTAAAGATGTCGGTGTCTCAGCCTGAGACGGGTGGTGCTGCAGTGCTGCCTGACTTCAGCAATATGACAGAGGAGGAGCAGATTGCATACGCCATGCGGATGTCTCTGGCCGGAGAGG AGTATGGCGATGCTATGGACACTGAAACTGCCACG GAGGAGGATGACTATGATGTGATGCAGGACCCAGAGTTTCTCCAAAGCGTCCTGCAGAACCTGCCAGGTGTCGACCCTAACAATGAGGCCATCCGAAACGCCATGGGCTCCCTGGCCTCCCAGACAGGCCCACCCAAGCCTAACCGCAAGAAAGACGAGGATAAGAAGAAATGA
- the LOC110488394 gene encoding 26S proteasome non-ATPase regulatory subunit 4-like isoform X3, translating into MGLESTMVCVDNSEYMRNGDFLPTRLQAQQDAVNIVCHSKTRANPENNVGLISMAKFDCSNCEVLTTLTPDSGRILSKLHAIQPKGKICFCTGIRVAHLALKHRQGKNHKMRIIAFVGSPVEDSDKDEFNTEKLTAFINTLNGKEGTGSHLVTVPPGPSLADALLSSPILAGEGGSMMGLGASDFEFGVDPSADPELALALRVSMEEQRQRQEEEARQVAVASAADVTTADSKESEESEEALLKMSVSQPETGGAAVLPDFSNMTEEEQIAYAMRMSLAGEEYGDAMDTETATEEDDYDVMQDPEFLQSVLQNLPGVDPNNEAIRNAMGSLASQTGPPKPNRKKDEDKKK; encoded by the exons TGTGGACAATAGTGAGTATATGCGCAATGGAGACTTCCTGCCCACTAGACTACAAGCCCAGCAAGATGCCGTCAACATCGTCTGTCACTCCAAAACTCGGGCAAACCCCGAGAACAATGTCGGCCTAATCTCGATGGCTAA GTTTGACTGCAGTAACTGTGAGGTCTTGACCACACTGACCCCAGACAGTGGCCGCATCCTGTCCAAACTGCACGCTATCCAGCCCAAAGGCAAGATCTGCTTCTGCACTGGCATCCGGGTGGCCCAT CTGGCCCTAAAGCACAGACAGGGGAAGAACCACAAGATGAGGATAATTGCCTTTGTTGGCAGCCCTGTGGAAGACAGTGACAAGGAT GAGTTTAATACGGAGAAGCTGACTGCCTTCATCAACACTCTGAATGGGAAGGAGGGTACGGGTTCCCACCTGGTGACTGTACCCCCAGGGCCTAGCCTGGCTGACGCCCtgctctcctcccccatcctggCTGGGGAAGGAGGCTCCATGATGGGCCTGGGCGCCAGCGACTTTGAGTTTGGCGTGGACCCCAGCGCCGACCCCGAGCTTGCTCTG GCTCTGCGCGTGTCCATGGAGGAGCAGAGACAAAGGCAGGAGGAGGAGGCTCGCCAGGTGGCTGTTGCTTCTGCAGCCGATGTCACCACAGCAGACAGTAAAGAAAGTGAGG AATCCGAGGAGGCCCTGCTAAAGATGTCGGTGTCTCAGCCTGAGACGGGTGGTGCTGCAGTGCTGCCTGACTTCAGCAATATGACAGAGGAGGAGCAGATTGCATACGCCATGCGGATGTCTCTGGCCGGAGAGG AGTATGGCGATGCTATGGACACTGAAACTGCCACG GAGGAGGATGACTATGATGTGATGCAGGACCCAGAGTTTCTCCAAAGCGTCCTGCAGAACCTGCCAGGTGTCGACCCTAACAATGAGGCCATCCGAAACGCCATGGGCTCCCTGGCCTCCCAGACAGGCCCACCCAAGCCTAACCGCAAGAAAGACGAGGATAAGAAGAAATGA